The following proteins are encoded in a genomic region of Hymenobacter siberiensis:
- a CDS encoding T9SS type A sorting domain-containing protein, whose protein sequence is MKLFTRLAVPMIALLLSVASAFAATITVQVGDNFYRGPDGTTTIRMAPTDVLVFQNIGSNTHPTAAAQWVTFTINPATPTKTFPAATFTAGTYPFFCTVHSGMVGTLIVSTVTATIDPNLAAALSVYPNPSRGQVTVQLSQKAGQSYQLRLSNIIGQEVRTVALKPELTATGMALDLSELRTGVYFYSLLVDGKVASTKRLVLQN, encoded by the coding sequence ATGAAACTCTTTACTCGTTTGGCAGTACCCATGATTGCGCTGCTGCTCTCGGTCGCTTCTGCTTTCGCAGCCACCATTACGGTGCAGGTGGGCGACAACTTTTACCGGGGGCCGGATGGCACCACCACCATTCGCATGGCGCCCACCGACGTGCTGGTTTTTCAAAACATCGGCTCGAACACCCACCCAACGGCTGCGGCTCAGTGGGTCACGTTCACCATCAACCCAGCCACGCCCACCAAAACCTTTCCGGCGGCAACCTTCACGGCGGGCACCTATCCGTTTTTTTGCACCGTTCACTCCGGCATGGTGGGCACCCTCATCGTGAGCACTGTCACGGCCACAATCGACCCCAACCTGGCCGCCGCGCTGAGCGTGTATCCGAACCCCAGCCGTGGCCAGGTTACGGTGCAGCTCAGCCAGAAAGCCGGCCAGAGCTACCAGCTGCGCCTGAGCAACATCATCGGCCAGGAGGTACGCACCGTAGCCCTTAAACCAGAGCTGACCGCCACCGGCATGGCGCTCGACCTGAGCGAGCTGCGCACCGGCGTGTACTTCTACAGCCTGCTGGTGGATGGCAAAGTGGCCAGCACCAAACGCCTCGTGCTGCAGAACTGA